The sequence GCTGGCGATTGAACCAGCGTAACAACGTACCGCGACTGATAACCCCGGTCGGTCGACCGTCATTCACAACAATGATCCGACGAATCGAGGCTCGCATCAGGAAGTTATAGATCGTTTCGGCCGATTCTTCCTCGGGGAAGAAGACGACGTCCGGACACATGGTCGAGCGAATCGGTTGATCCCAGCGCGACACGTCAGTCATGTGGCTCATCAGGTCCTTTTCCGACAGCACGCCGCAGAGCAGGCCATTGCGATTGACGACCGGCGCCGAGTTAATCCGATAGCGAAGCAGGAAACGGAGGGCGCTGCGGGCGGTATCGTCTTCTTGCAGCGTGACGATTGGCGAGGTCATCACGTCGTGAGCCGTCACCTTGCGCAACGGGGCGGCCCAGTCGGGCGGAGTCAAAGGAAGATCGGCGGACTGCGCCGTGTCGGAACGACGAACGACGCGGTTGCGGCCAAGTTGCTTGGCGACGACCAGCGCTTCTTCGGACAGCTGAATTAGTTGGTCTAAATTGGAGGTGTCGGCCAGCGTCTGAGCGACGCCAAAACTGGCGGTTATCGCCAACTTCTCGCCATTGACGACGATGCCATTTCCGCCAATTACCTTGCACAGCCGTTCCGCAAAATGGGAGGCCTGCGATTCGTTCGACTCGACCATCGCGACCAGGAATCGATCGCCCGTGAGTCGGCAAACATAATCGGTCAAACGCGTGTGACCTTGCACCAGCTCGGCGACCCGCTGAATCACTTTGTCGCCGACATCGGCGCCATGAATGTTGTTGATCAACTCGAAACCGTCGACATCGAGCACGATGAGCGACAGCGGCAGATGATATCGAACCGCCCGAAACCACTCCCGCTCGAGCTGTTCGTCAAGTTGCCGGCGCGTCGGCAGCCCGGTTAGAGGGTCATTACGCGTGAGTCCAGCTGGTCGATCCTCCAAGGCGACGACCCGTGACGCGGCGTGCAATCGAGCCAGCAGTTCATGCCGATCGAGCGGCTTCTGCATGAAGTCGTCCGCCCCTGCGTGAAACGCTTTTAGCTTCGTCTCGGGACGGGTATCGGAGGTAATGACGATAGTGTAGGTATAGTGAGTCAGACGTGCGTCGCGCGTCCAGCGGCAGACCGTGCCGCCGTCGATCGTCGGCAAGTTCCAAGCGGTGATGACATACTGGGGCTGGGAAGTTTGAATGAATTTCAAGGCGGATGCGGCGTCGTTGCAGGTCGTCACTTCGTAGCCAGCCTCGACGAGCCAGAACTCAATCAATCGCCGCATGCTTGCATCGTCTTCGATTACGAGCACTTTGGGATTGGTTGAGATGGAAGCGGCCGCGTATTCTTTCGGTTGTCGAGAGCGAGGCGTCCCTTGTTGGCATCCCGCAGCCGCCGAATCTTCGCTGAACTGATTCAATGCGATTTCTCGCATTTTGCCGAAGCATTTGGCGAAGGCGCGAATGACGACGGGAT is a genomic window of Blastopirellula retiformator containing:
- a CDS encoding response regulator, translating into MQHRILVVDDSPLTQFEMRELLESTYEVASASNVRECREIVDQFRPHLILLDLQLPDGDGGHLCEELRRRESCQQTRILFFSGTDNPAKRLAVFNCGAVDFISKRINRHELLAKIRVHLQLLDAIQRAEDAENKLQQYTQELERIVDSRTHAIEATQDIAVFALAKLADSRDTETGEHLVRMRAYSQILAEQLQRDSEYRDEIDDAFLADLFRSSPLHDIGKVGISDAILLKPGKLTDEEYEIMKGHAEIGARTLEEVARSSPKGDFFRMAMQIARHHHERWDGTGYPVGLKKREIPLPARIVAVADVFDALTSKRVYKEAISPEDAHDMILAEIEMHFDPVVIRAFAKCFGKMREIALNQFSEDSAAAGCQQGTPRSRQPKEYAAASISTNPKVLVIEDDASMRRLIEFWLVEAGYEVTTCNDAASALKFIQTSQPQYVITAWNLPTIDGGTVCRWTRDARLTHYTYTIVITSDTRPETKLKAFHAGADDFMQKPLDRHELLARLHAASRVVALEDRPAGLTRNDPLTGLPTRRQLDEQLEREWFRAVRYHLPLSLIVLDVDGFELINNIHGADVGDKVIQRVAELVQGHTRLTDYVCRLTGDRFLVAMVESNESQASHFAERLCKVIGGNGIVVNGEKLAITASFGVAQTLADTSNLDQLIQLSEEALVVAKQLGRNRVVRRSDTAQSADLPLTPPDWAAPLRKVTAHDVMTSPIVTLQEDDTARSALRFLLRYRINSAPVVNRNGLLCGVLSEKDLMSHMTDVSRWDQPIRSTMCPDVVFFPEEESAETIYNFLMRASIRRIIVVNDGRPTGVISRGTLLRWFNRQQESESTEAACELLEDRGDAELAESVSNLLKELETSISLELAHGGTNPR